A single genomic interval of Solimonas sp. K1W22B-7 harbors:
- a CDS encoding DUF3616 domain-containing protein — protein MRFARSLVFATIASVPALASALQPGDVAVIGIYSDAPDKTAFVALVDLPAGTTLGITDEGWKSTGGFRSGENHVSWTAPTGGVAAGSVINFNMSDVSNSGDQITVYSGSAASPTPLFAVNDDGSSWASNASSNNNSALPAGLSNGATAVALNEKDNYAYTGPTSGTKAVLLAAIANKANWTGNDGSAPAWPSAFTVTGGGTPTPPGVPGTATYNTTSDGSAAVWAGDHFINFNDETNVVRLYKAGTSGTSVKTWDLGSGLGLSKEADFEDAARIGNDLLVITSHGRNKDGEYKADRYRFARLAISGSGATTGLTVTGYTKTLLENLLDSSKWQQPDTAVINLLKDRTKLGTATVPNLAPKIDGFNIEGLAQLPGATPRVAIGLRNPLINNLAIVVTLENPLQAATGSTPVFGQAIRLDLGGYGIRGMVWSATDNKMYIVAGHISSDPEAQFFLYSWDGLPTSAPQYLGTVQHSSGGSIEALLPHEGTQSLRMLVDEGGVLVNGTEKKDLSASQQNFHDMLFTLP, from the coding sequence ATGCGCTTTGCCCGTTCCCTGGTTTTCGCAACAATCGCTTCCGTCCCGGCGCTGGCCTCCGCGCTGCAGCCGGGCGACGTCGCCGTCATCGGCATCTACAGCGACGCGCCGGACAAGACCGCGTTCGTCGCGCTGGTCGACCTCCCGGCCGGCACCACGCTGGGCATCACCGACGAGGGCTGGAAGTCCACCGGCGGTTTCCGCAGCGGCGAGAACCACGTGAGCTGGACCGCCCCGACCGGCGGCGTCGCCGCGGGCAGCGTCATCAACTTCAACATGTCCGACGTGTCCAACAGCGGCGACCAGATCACCGTCTACAGCGGCAGCGCCGCCAGCCCGACGCCGCTGTTCGCGGTGAACGACGACGGCAGCAGCTGGGCCAGCAATGCCAGCAGCAACAACAACTCCGCGCTGCCGGCCGGCCTCAGCAACGGCGCCACCGCCGTGGCCCTGAACGAGAAGGACAACTACGCCTACACCGGACCCACCAGCGGCACCAAGGCCGTGCTGCTGGCCGCCATCGCCAACAAGGCCAACTGGACCGGCAACGACGGCAGCGCCCCGGCCTGGCCGAGTGCCTTCACCGTGACCGGCGGCGGCACGCCGACCCCGCCGGGCGTCCCCGGCACCGCCACCTACAACACCACCTCCGACGGTTCCGCCGCGGTCTGGGCGGGCGATCACTTCATCAACTTCAACGACGAGACCAACGTCGTGCGCCTGTACAAGGCCGGCACCAGCGGCACTTCGGTCAAGACCTGGGACCTGGGCAGCGGCCTGGGCCTGTCCAAGGAAGCGGACTTCGAGGACGCGGCGCGCATCGGCAACGACCTGCTGGTGATCACCTCGCACGGCCGCAACAAGGACGGCGAGTACAAGGCCGACCGCTACCGCTTCGCGCGCCTGGCGATCTCGGGCAGCGGCGCCACCACTGGCCTGACCGTCACCGGCTACACGAAAACGCTGCTGGAAAACCTGCTCGACAGCAGCAAGTGGCAGCAGCCGGATACCGCCGTCATCAACCTGCTGAAGGACCGCACCAAGCTCGGCACCGCCACCGTGCCGAACCTGGCGCCGAAGATCGATGGCTTCAACATCGAGGGCCTGGCGCAGCTGCCGGGCGCCACGCCGCGTGTCGCCATCGGCCTGCGCAATCCGCTGATCAACAACCTGGCGATCGTCGTCACGCTGGAGAACCCGCTGCAGGCGGCCACCGGCAGCACGCCGGTGTTCGGCCAGGCGATCCGCCTGGACCTCGGGGGCTACGGCATCCGTGGCATGGTCTGGTCGGCCACCGACAACAAGATGTACATCGTCGCCGGGCACATCAGCTCCGACCCGGAAGCGCAGTTCTTCCTCTACAGCTGGGATGGCCTGCCGACCTCGGCGCCGCAGTACCTGGGCACCGTGCAGCACAGCAGCGGCGGTTCGATCGAAGCGCTGCTGCCGCACGAGGGCACCCAGTCGTTGCGCATGCTGGTGGACGAGGGCGGGGTGCTGGTGAACGGTACCGAGAAGAAGGACCTGTCCGCCTCGCAGCAGAACTTCCACGACATGCTGTTCACGCTGCCCTGA